One Vitis vinifera cultivar Pinot Noir 40024 chromosome 8, ASM3070453v1 genomic window carries:
- the LOC100266604 gene encoding chlorophyll a-b binding protein CP29.1, chloroplastic: protein MDTLLQSNGHQASPWIYHKAFTKPNISPVESSHHHNSILTLSNISTPATPYTTAMATTTAAAAAATSSFMGTRLPDVHSNTGRVQARFGFGRKKAPAKKAAKRVSDRPLWFPGAVAPEWLDGTLVGDYGFDPFGLGKPAEYLQYDYDSLDQNLAKNIAGDVIGTRFEGGEVKSTPFQPYTEVFGLQRFRECELIHGRWAMLATLGALAVESLTGVTWQDAGKVELIEGSSYLGQPLPFSMTTLIWIEVLVIGYIEFQRNAELDPEKRLYPGGKFFDPLGLAADPEKKAVLQLAEIKHARLAMIGFLGFAVQAAVTGKGPLNNWATHLSDPLHTTIIDNVFYS from the exons ATGGATACGCTCCTCCAATCCAACGGCCACCAAGCCTCACCCTGGATATACCACAAAGCCTTCACCAAACCAAATATATCCCCAGTCGAATCCTCACACCACCACAATTCCATTCTCACTCTCTCCAACATCTCCACACCCGCCACTCCTTACACAACAGCCATGGCAACCACCACtgccgccgccgccgccgctACGTCCTCATTCATGGGAACACGCCTTCCCGACGTCCACTCAAACACCGGCCGCGTCCAAGCCCGATTCGGGTTCGGTCGTAAGAAAGCGCCCGCAAAGAAGGCCGCGAAGCGGGTGTCCGATCGCCCGCTATGGTTCCCGGGAGCCGTAGCTCCAGAGTGGCTGGATGGGACCTTGGTTGGGGACTACGGATTTGACCCCTTCGGTTTGGGCAAGCCCGCCGAGTACTTGCAGTACGATTACGACTCCTTGGACCAGAACTTGGCCAAGAACATCGCCGGAGACGTCATCGGAACCAGGTTCGAGGGCGGCGAGGTGAAGTCGACCCCGTTCCAGCCTTACACCGAGGTTTTTGGGCTGCAGCGGTTCCGTGAGTGCGAGCTCATTCATGGGAGGTGGGCCATGTTGGCCACACTCGGTGCTCTCGCCGTGGAGTCACTCACCGGAGTCACATGGCAAGATGCCGGAAAG GTGGAGCTGATCGAAGGATCATCGTATCTAGGGCAACCACTTCCATTCTCCATGACCACATTGATCTGGATTGAAGTTCTGGTGATTGGGTACATTGAGTTCCAGAGGAATGCAGAGCTGGACCCAGAAAAGAGGCTGTACCCAGGTGGAAAGTTCTTCGACCCATTGGGATTGGCAGCTGACCCGGAGAAGAAGGCGGTCCTCCAACTGGCGGAGATCAAGCACGCTCGCCTTGCCATGATTGGTTTCCTGGGATTCGCCGTCCAGGCAGCCGTCACCGGAAAAGGCCCTCTCAACAACTGGGCCACCCATTTGAGCGACCCACTTCACACAACCATTATCGACAACGTTTTCTACTCTTAA